One segment of Bacteroides caecimuris DNA contains the following:
- a CDS encoding zinc-dependent metalloprotease, giving the protein MKRIWVALLVFSILGGSVSANAISFKRKKSKKKESVEKEKTAYDKLFSSNHSKAEGFITVHKVKEKVYFELPLSMLQRDMLLGSTVTEISDNKNAIIGSKPTEPLHFRFEKLNNKVCLSAVQTNNVGDDNGHRLKAAIEMSNMNAILQVFDISAYNNDSTAVVFDVTDFFVSDNKLMSPFDKYSVNTSGGRKRLTSFQSNKSFIDSFKAFEDNISVRSCLNYIYSLTGGKGKDIKDEPLTAKVTRSIILLDTIPYRPRLMDSRIGIFPTMKNEYSAAKQTTRSIYYANRWRLEPSDLRGYIEGKKVTPIKPIVFYVDSCFPESWKASIFEAVNQWNEPFEKIGFTQAIQAKEFPKDDPEFDPDNLKYSCIRYAPIGIENAMGPSWVDPRSGEILNASVYLYHNVIKLLNNWLFVQTAQADKRVRHKVIPREVMDDALRYVVSHEVGHCLGFMHNMSASSVIPVDSLRSPSFTQKHGTTTSIMDYARFNYVAQPGDMERGVRMMPPYFGLYDDYLIRWNYTPVPEAKTPEEEYAITSKWITDLSDNPVYRYGKQQSDILDPRSQTEDLGDDAVKATRYGVKNLKYILANLNQWLGEEDVDYTHRSDIYDGIIMQYLTYMLHVYHNIGGIYLHEKLVGDKVEALQVEPKEKQKEAMNYFLEQLATLDWLDDENVLKVLPMVGKPSDALRDVMMKLLMKAPARVEFSALKAGKGEGYDVDECMNDIYTYIWNPTIQGRKLSATQMKLQNLFIKHLASTAGIRLSKDTKSLKSEEDAWGQLAAFHHKTGVGHKGCCCASDLGRMFNPVAGFDEPMAEYFIPQNQDSMCYGYFLRIRNLLNSRKQHADKDTRLHYQLLLHQMNNALNR; this is encoded by the coding sequence ATGAAAAGAATTTGGGTGGCTCTTTTGGTGTTTTCTATACTAGGAGGGAGTGTATCAGCAAATGCTATTTCTTTTAAACGCAAAAAGTCAAAAAAGAAGGAGTCTGTTGAGAAAGAAAAAACTGCTTATGATAAACTGTTCTCATCTAATCATTCAAAAGCAGAAGGTTTTATCACTGTACATAAAGTAAAGGAGAAAGTTTATTTTGAACTTCCTTTATCAATGTTGCAGCGTGATATGTTACTAGGTTCTACAGTAACAGAAATTAGTGATAATAAGAATGCTATTATTGGTTCGAAACCTACCGAACCTCTTCATTTTCGTTTTGAGAAATTGAATAATAAAGTCTGCTTGTCGGCAGTGCAGACCAATAATGTGGGTGATGACAATGGTCACCGATTGAAGGCAGCTATTGAGATGAGTAATATGAATGCCATTCTGCAAGTATTTGATATTTCGGCTTATAATAACGACAGTACGGCAGTTGTTTTTGATGTTACCGATTTCTTTGTAAGTGACAATAAATTAATGTCCCCGTTCGATAAATATAGCGTGAATACATCAGGGGGACGTAAACGTTTGACCTCATTTCAAAGTAACAAATCATTTATTGATAGTTTTAAGGCTTTTGAAGATAACATATCAGTCCGTAGTTGCTTGAATTATATTTATTCGTTGACTGGGGGCAAAGGGAAAGACATAAAAGACGAGCCTCTGACCGCAAAGGTAACCCGTTCGATTATATTATTGGATACGATTCCTTATCGTCCCCGATTGATGGATAGCAGAATTGGCATTTTTCCTACAATGAAAAATGAATATTCAGCTGCTAAACAGACAACCCGTTCTATCTATTATGCCAATCGTTGGCGTTTGGAACCTTCAGATTTGAGAGGTTATATTGAAGGAAAGAAAGTGACTCCTATTAAACCGATTGTATTCTACGTAGACAGTTGTTTTCCTGAAAGTTGGAAAGCATCTATATTTGAAGCTGTCAATCAATGGAATGAGCCATTTGAAAAAATCGGTTTTACACAAGCTATCCAGGCTAAAGAATTTCCGAAAGACGATCCGGAATTTGATCCGGATAATTTGAAATATTCATGTATTCGTTATGCTCCGATAGGGATTGAGAATGCAATGGGACCATCGTGGGTTGACCCTCGTAGTGGGGAAATATTGAATGCTTCGGTATATCTGTACCATAACGTCATAAAATTGTTGAATAATTGGCTGTTTGTTCAAACTGCTCAAGCCGATAAGCGTGTACGTCATAAAGTAATTCCGAGAGAGGTGATGGACGATGCTTTACGTTATGTCGTTTCTCACGAAGTGGGTCATTGTTTGGGATTTATGCATAATATGAGTGCTTCTTCCGTAATTCCCGTAGATTCGCTCCGTTCTCCTTCATTTACGCAGAAGCATGGTACTACCACTTCCATTATGGATTACGCGCGTTTTAATTATGTGGCACAACCTGGTGATATGGAACGGGGAGTACGTATGATGCCGCCATATTTTGGTTTGTATGACGATTATCTGATTCGCTGGAATTATACACCTGTGCCGGAAGCTAAAACTCCGGAAGAGGAATATGCCATCACTTCGAAATGGATTACGGATTTATCAGATAATCCTGTATATCGGTATGGCAAGCAGCAGTCGGATATACTCGACCCTCGTTCTCAAACGGAAGATTTGGGTGATGATGCTGTGAAAGCAACCCGATATGGAGTGAAAAATCTGAAATACATTCTGGCTAATCTGAATCAATGGCTAGGAGAAGAAGATGTGGATTATACACATCGGTCGGATATTTACGATGGTATAATCATGCAATATCTGACTTATATGTTGCATGTATATCATAATATAGGAGGAATCTATTTGCATGAAAAATTGGTTGGTGATAAGGTGGAAGCCTTGCAGGTTGAACCTAAAGAGAAGCAGAAAGAGGCAATGAATTACTTTTTGGAGCAATTGGCGACCTTGGATTGGCTGGATGATGAAAATGTCCTGAAGGTACTGCCTATGGTAGGGAAACCATCGGATGCTTTGCGGGATGTAATGATGAAATTATTGATGAAAGCTCCTGCCCGGGTAGAATTTTCGGCATTAAAAGCCGGTAAAGGAGAAGGATATGATGTTGATGAATGTATGAATGATATTTATACATATATATGGAATCCTACTATACAAGGACGTAAATTAAGTGCTACTCAAATGAAACTGCAGAATTTGTTTATCAAACACCTGGCTTCGACTGCCGGAATCCGATTGAGTAAAGATACTAAATCATTGAAAAGTGAAGAAGATGCATGGGGGCAGTTAGCTGCTTTTCATCATAAAACAGGTGTAGGGCATAAAGGATGTTGTTGTGCGTCCGATCTGGGGCGTATGTTTAATCCAGTGGCTGGATTTGACGAACCAATGGCAGAGTATTTTATTCCCCAAAACCAGGATAGTATGTGTTATGGTTATTTCCTGCGCATACGTAATTTATTAAACAGCCGGAAGCAACATGCTGATAAAGATACGCGGCTTCATTATCAGTTATTGCTTCATCAAATGAATAATGCATTAAACAGATGA